The genomic region TTCATATTGAGTATTGGCATATCCCGTGTATAAGATATCGATTACATTAAGTTGGGAAATTCTAGAAGACATGGCTCCACTTCTAAAGGTTGATTCATTGGCCGCTACAAAAATATTGTAATCACATAGATCAACTATAGGAGAAATTCCATATTGGGTTATGGATATAATCTTCGCATCATTTTCCTTCATGGCTTTGGCACATTCTATCATTTCTGATGTTTGTCCTGAATAAGATATAATGATACCAACATCCCTAGATGACATATTTCTTGCGGTCAGCAGTTGTAAGTGCCAGTCCTCACTCACTGTGCAATATCGATTTAATCTCATAAATTTTTGCTGAGCATCCTTAGCTACAATCAGGGAAGATCCTATGCCAAAAATACAAATATTATCACATTGGCTTAATAACTCAATACTTTTACTTAAAACTTCAACATCAATGATGTTTTTGGTATCTTCCAGAGAAATAATGTTTTTGTAGGTAACCTTTTCAATAATATCCCAAATACTATCCGACTTTGTAATTTCACTTTTTTCTTCAGATTGATTGTGATCTCTCATGGCCAATTCATAGATCAGTGCTTTAGTAAAATCTTTAAAACCGCTAAAACCATTTTTTTTACACATTCTAATAATGGATGCAGGAGATGAAAAGGTTTCTTCTGCCAATTTATAAATGGTCATTTCTGTAGTTTCTCTAGGATGTTCAAGAATATATTTAACAATATCCTTTTCAGTAGCACTTGCATGATTATAATACTCTCTTAATCTGACGATTGCACTTTTCACTTTTCCCACTCCTTAATTTGATTTTATCACCATGAATTTATGTGTCAACGAAGACAAGCTATTATGAAATAAAGTTTCATATTTTGGTTCTAGTATATTATTTTAGCAATAATTTATGAAACTTTAAAGAAATACATGATGGATAAATATTAGAGAATAGGAAGAGGAAATCTTAAAAATTGATAAACGCCAAAAGAGGACAACGCACTGCGCTGTCCTCTTTTGGCTAGATATAAAGATCCTGATTTTCTCTATTCTTAATCTTCTACCCTCTGCCTATAATATTTTACTTAAAAATTCCTTTAATCGCGGATGGGATGGATTACTAAACATTTGTTCAGGTATTCCTTCTTCCACTACCAATCCTTCATCCATAAAAATTATCCTATCTCCCACTTCCTTAGCAAAACCCATTTCATGGGTCACGACCATCATGGTCATGCCTTCTAGAGCTAGATCCTTCATTACACCCAGTACTTC from Irregularibacter muris harbors:
- a CDS encoding MurR/RpiR family transcriptional regulator, with amino-acid sequence MKSAIVRLREYYNHASATEKDIVKYILEHPRETTEMTIYKLAEETFSSPASIIRMCKKNGFSGFKDFTKALIYELAMRDHNQSEEKSEITKSDSIWDIIEKVTYKNIISLEDTKNIIDVEVLSKSIELLSQCDNICIFGIGSSLIVAKDAQQKFMRLNRYCTVSEDWHLQLLTARNMSSRDVGIIISYSGQTSEMIECAKAMKENDAKIISITQYGISPIVDLCDYNIFVAANESTFRSGAMSSRISQLNVIDILYTGYANTQYEQSLELIKKTHIRKEGNQ